The nucleotide sequence CTTTTCCATAAACAGTGAAAAGTATTATAGTACAGATCTTTAGATGCAGTAATGCCCTTTAAATCGCCAATCACCAGAATAGTAGAATAGAGAGCCCTGTACTGAATATTATGGTGTAGTCACATGAAACGTTTCCCCTGGATATTGCCACTGAAAAGATTTCGATTGTTATCCTCATAACACTAATATTTCAAATGAAGGACAACACAAGACTCATGTATTAAATAGAATACATATTTTAGCTCAAGTGAGTTTTACATTGAGCAACCTGAGCAGATGAAAGCTTGTTTTTATTCGATGGAAAAGGTTTGGATGGTTTATATTGTCATTTACactattttaataaatctttcaGGTAGCAAAAAGTGTGTCCCTGCGCCTGCACACTGAGCTCGAGGCAGTGCAAAAGAAGAGTTTGCGGCTGGAGTGGGAAAACGAAGAGCTGCGGGAGAGGTTGCAGAATCTGGAGGTGGCAAAGCAGGTCCTGCAGACGGAAATGAACAAATCTAGAGAGGTACAGAGTTAGACAATACCAACTAACAGCTGCTATATAAAACAAGTCGAAACCACAGCAAGTGTTTTTGAAAGGTTTCTTTCTTAAATTTATCCACCCATTCTCCTGTTCCTTAAGAAGGTTAGGGTGTCAGTCTGGCCTTGACCCCGACTATGTGTATAAAGGGTGTGACTAACAGCTGACTCTCTGGGCAAGGCAGAGTACTATGAGAACTGAGGGATAGGATTCAAGGCACAGCTGTCATTCTCACTTGTGGGTGCAGGGATAGAAAAAGAGAtgagaaggagaggaggaaggatgATATATGAGTATATGATATGATCATATGATTCTATGACAGCATTATGTGACAGCATGCCTAGCAATGTATtacttgatatatatatatatatatatatatatatatatatatatatatatatatatatatatatatatatatatatatatatcaacagtatacaaaatatattggatagagagatagatagatttttagTCATTTTGGTAAAATTATTCAGATTAAACTTTTGCAGGAAGAGATATAGTGTTTAGCAAAATCATCCAAAATTCCCAGTGatataacaaaaacaagaaaagaaaatgtcataCTGTTCATATACTGTGCATCCATctaacataaatattaaaattgatCCAGAGATTCCAGGAATTGCTTGTACCAGCATTGCTACAAAGTTTAATCCAGGATTCGATGCTTAAAGGTGGACAGCAACAGCTCAGCTCAGGCTGCTCATCTCTAACAGCTGCTGTCCTTCTCTGATCCTCATGAGCTGAGCAAATCAGTCCCAACCAGATTACCTAGCTCAACAGTCAGCTCAGAGGCAATCAATAAACCCACAAAATGAAGATGTGTAGACTCTTAATGAACTATAGTTTAGAAGATTGATTTCTGGTTGCTTTTACTACACGTGATGAAAAATTAATTTTGAGGGAGTCATTgaaaattcattatttatttatatttatatgttgaCGTGACATTTGAATCAGTTGTTTAAAGTATTCATTATTCTGCGATATTAAAATGGGAATGTGGACGTAACTGAGGTTGTTTGTACGccattgttttattctttagtaTATTCGATGTAGAAATCACCTAAACACTAGTTTGAGAGAGAAGGAGCCAGAGACTAACGATAGCCAGGATTTCTCTCATAGTCAGAGCAGCATGCATGCCCAGCCTGCTGTAATGAACCTGGACTTCTTagtaatggaaaataaaaatggcctgcagtagaaagttttttattttcaatagaGAGGAATGGGAGCATTTGTGTATTATTGCCAGGTTCTGTGTTCCCAGGATCATAAGAAATAAGCTTACGTGCTCTTCAATGGTTTATTAGCAGGCTAAAATCCCTTGAAATAATTGtctaaataatgaaaatgctGTTGGTGTTTcatcaaaaacaacaaattgTAGGGAaggaaaaattttaaaatgtagttactgtatattcaggCTTAGACACACAtgagatgtttatgtaaaagtgCATGATTTTTGTAGAAATGCTGTGGTGTGTGAGGAGCAGTGCACCGTAGCTCAACTTTCCAAAATGGCAATGCAAAGACCGTGTCTCTGTGATAAAATTTGTAGACTTTCGTTACCTGCACAAGTTCATTTTATTCACTAATCCCATTCTGAAGTTGGCTTTCCCCtttcatttaataaatacataaacaatgCTATATTCCACTACAGGTGTTTTCTCAAAATTCCCTAAAGAGAAGAAGTTTGAGATCAGCTGGAGGGAAGAGTGAAAAGAAGATTTATTCACAAGTGAATacaatgcattttatttcaataataataataataataataataataataataataatatctatatacaggtgcatctcaagaaattagaatataattgaaaatttattaatatattacatagattcattacacacagactaatatatttcaataatttatttattttaatattgatgattatggcttgtAAAAACCCCAAATTccgtatctcagaaaattagaatattgtgaaaaagccCAATATTGGAGTCACATTTTCATCAGTgaattaactcaaaacaccgGCAAAGgattcctgagcctttaaatggtctctcagtctagTTTAGTAGGCTACACAATCATGCGGAAGACTACTAACTTGAAAGAGAGGATTGCCAATTAAAAACCATTCAAGAATTTGGAGGAGTTTACAAGGAGaggacattttttttagatgaaagtaaattttgcatttcatttggaaattaagtggagagacacagagatCCAGTGTCAATTTTGCAcggtcagtggtggtttgggagccatgtcatctgctggtgttagTCCACTGTGGTTTATCAGATCCAAGGTCAGCGCAGCcagcctaaccctaaccctaccaAAAAGTTTAAGAGCACTTTATGCTTCCCTCTGCTAACCAGCTATATGaagatgctgatttcatttttcagcaggacttggcacctgcctaCACTGtctaatacctggtttaagcaccatggtatccctgtttggccagcaaactcgcccgacctaaaccccatagaaaaaaaaaaaaaaaaaacatttgaaatatatcagtttgTGCGTAATGAAACCTATATAATGAGTTTTGCTATttttaaattactgaaataaatcaacttttcaattatatttatatttattgaaatgcacctgtgtgcgtgtgtgtgtgtatacacaattGCTACACTAAGTATTGTATAAAAACATTCTGTGTTAAATAGGATGATAGTGCTGATATGAAATGCCAGCTGCACTTTGCTAAAGAGGAATCAGCTCTCATGTGCAAGAAGCTGACTAAGATGGCTGAGGAATGTGAGACCATGAAAGAGGAATTATCCAAGTACAGACTGCTTTATGGCGATGTTGATGCATCTCAGGCTGCGACAGGGACCAATAACTCTGCCCACACACGTGAAGCTGAGGTCAAAGTTCATCTTCGACTGGTGGAAGAAGAAGCAACCCTGCTGAGCCGAAGGATTGTGGAGCTGGAAGTGGAGAACCGAGGGCTGAGAGCGGAGATGAATGAAATGCGAGAGAGGGCAGGATGGGGCCAAGAGGAGGAAGATGAGATTATGGAGGGCAGAGAGAAGTGTCTACCTACATCTTTgcttaaagagaaagaaaaagacaccCACTGTGTTAAACATAATGGGCATCCAGGATCTGTAGAAAAAAATGAAGGCAACGTTCAGTCAGTTGGTGTGGTAAAACTAGATAACTGTTCTTTAAGTCATATCCTTAGAGAGAGGCCAGTGGATGTGGTGACAAACCATCCTAAAGACCAAAATATATGCaatgaaaatggagaaaaagggCAGGGTTCTACTATTAGCCTAAAAAACCCAGAAACTCTGCTTACAATTCGTGACCAGGCTATGCTGGTTAGATCAATTATCCAGTTCTTAATCCCACCAGCAAAAGACAGCTTCTCACCAATGACCAACCATAATCTTTGCTCTTTCCTCAGCAAAACTGAGGTTAATTCTCAATACATGAATAATGCATGGGTTTTGGATCCTATGATGAGTCCCTTGACCAGTGGACTGGAAGTTCTACAAACCCAGTTATGCACTCTTGTGGCAAAGCTGGATTCTCTGGTAAATTCTGTGCGCAATAAAATTGGTCAAGATACTTATTCAGAAAGTGTGCTAGAAACAGGTAACCAAGTAGCACAGCAATGTCCTGGTGAGAAAAGGACCTGCAATTGTAGCAGCGATGAGGAACAAATCAGTAACCAGGCCAGTCTTGAGGTCCTTACATTACAACTCCGCTGGTTCCTCCAGCAGTGGCGGCAAGGAGAGAGGCCATTTGGAAAAGACAAGAACCTGTTTGAGGTAATGCTATATAATAAATGATAGCAGGAGCTGCTAATTAAGTAATTGCAGTCTATGGAATttagaagaaaaatacaatatttgtgACCTAGGTAACCCATGTGGCTCtagaaaacattttcattgaCTAAGGATCCAGCTTGCTGAAATAGTTATTTGCTTACTTTGTACATATGATATTTGTATTGTTGTGCTGAGCATGTTTGATACATCAGGCTTTTCTCATTTCAATAATCTCTCCAGGTGAATGCAGTTCTTCTCTCAGATCTAAAAGCAGCACTGCAGGATCTATGTTGTGAGCTGCAGGAGGAATATCAGGCTGGCCAGCAGGTTGCACAACAGTTTGCAGACGCTAAAGCAGCATGGACTGTGGAGAGTACAGAACTTAGGAACCTCATAAGCAGGGTAAGAGATCAAAACAAAACTCGCTAGAAAACAAATTTCATGGCTCACTGTTTTCTGACtgtgaaaaacattgttttctAAACAGTAAGAAACGTAGTTATCATAAAATACCAAGTTTTGCTGTATCAGGAAGACCAGACATATGCCAAACTTCTCACCAAGCTACATTCAAATTAGGGTAAATGAGTTTAAAGGGTcagcactgtagccttgcacctaCTGGGTCATGGCTTCTAtacccacctcaggtctgtgtgcatggagtttgcatgttcttcccatgcttggtgggtttccccacGGTTACTCCAGTCTCTTCTTACAGTCtttaaagacatacagattaggctgattggtgtattcACATTCCTCATAATGACTGACTGTTGGAATGGACTAgcaccccaaatccacaatgtactgtacctgtctagtaccctgagtcccctgggatagtctccaggactccagcgaccctgtacaggataagcagtatagagaataacTAAGAGAGTGAATGAAAGTTTAAAGGGGTTTAAAGTATAAGGTAAAtgcttttgtgtgttttcttatGCACACAGCTGGAGAGTACATCTGAGACAAATGATTTTCCAGACCCAAAGATGGCATTGCAGAAGGATTATTTTGAGGAGCTTCAGAAGCTTTTAGATGAGTCCCATGCTGCCGTCATTGATCTGACCAGTCAACTGAAAGTATGTGAGAGCAACTGGAACTGTGAGCCCCGTGAGCTCCTTAAACACTTTAGTAAAGTCCATTTTGACTGGAAAAATCAAAGCAAGTACAATGAGGTAAAGATTATTCATACTTATACAAAAGTTTGCATTGTGCATattgccatttctttttttcattagacCATATTCTTATTCACTTACATATGTAGCACTAGTGGTTATCACAAATCCCCATATTACTCACAAACTGGTCTTGTTTTAAACTGTTGTTTCAAACTCATGGAACATAATTTAGGCAATAATTACTGCTCTGTAAATATGTACGAGGCAAAATATAGTATAATCACTTTCTAGAGCAGACAGTTCTGTTCCGCTATATATCACTTGTAATAGTTTTCATTATGCATAACTTAATTTATATTGTTCACAGATAAGTTTTTAAAAttgagaaaaaattatttaactgaaAATTGTAATTAACTTTCAGTCTCAGGCATTCCCGCTCTCCCAGAAAAGAGAAGAAACTAAGAGGTTGGATTCCTTttcataatttatatatacCCTGACTCTATCATGATCATTTGAACCATCAATTGAATTTCATTATCTATAATGTAAGTGTTTATTCCAGACTAACTCATTAAGCTGGTACATCAACACAGAGGTCCAGCAAGAATTGGATATACCTCACCCAAGAGGCAGCTTTGTTAGACAGAGAAGCTCCATGGAAGACCTGGGATTGTCCCATCATGCCAAATAGCTTCTCCAATCTGAATCTAAAGCAGAAAGCAACACAGAAGAGCCACACAGCTCCAGAGAAAACCAGCATCCGTATATACTACAGTCCCCCTTTAGCCCGAAGGATTCTTTTAAGTTCTGTGTTTTTTAAAGATGAGGACAAATGTGAAAGGAAACCACACTGCCATAACTCTAAAGATAGAAATGAAACGAATGTCTGTAATACCTGGCAGGATATGTTACCTTTTCAGTGCCAGAGTATGATCGAGCAGAGTCCATTTGCTCTTATTAGATCCAATTCATTGTCTGATTTCCAGTCAGCTGGTGTTCCATCTTCGTCTTGCTTGCCCTTCAGTGGATGGGAGGTCTCAAGAAATCTAAGTGATGACATGAAAGAAATGACAGCAAGTGTGCTTGAAAGGAGGAGAAGGAGCATCTCAGGTAGCCACTCTGTTGGGGTAATCAGTATTGGAACTCAGACTAATACTCAGCCACAGGTAAATAGTGTTGGACTTCAAACTGACATCTATCAAGGTGCAGGTGCAAGCAAACACCGGTCACCCAGGGTTCCCACATTTGTGTCTGCCCGCTCTCAAAACATTTCATCTTCCCTAGAGAAGATGCCTGGCTCTTTAGAAAAGCCTTCACCTTGTTTAAATTCACCCAAACTACAGCGAAGGCATTCCACCTCATCCCCCTTTTCCTCCAGCTCTTCTTCTTCCAACACTACAAATTCCTCATGTTCTTTCAACTCAGCTTCCATGTCCTCATCCTCATCTTTGGCCAGCAACTCCAAATTGGATCCTCCTAAGGAACGTAGTGTATGGAGTGTTCCACAGTGTAGTACTAGCAACACGAGACCCAGCGCAGCATTTGGGAGTAGCAATGAGAGATCTGCTGGCCGTAGGACTGCAGGAATCCACAAGTATGGCCTGGTTCAAGAGTTTTTCCGTAATGTGTGTGGTCGTGGAGAAAAACCAAGTCCACCAAATCCAGGAGGGGATAAAATATCAGATATAAGAAGGGATCATGCAAGTTCAgcaaaattgaagaaaaaagaagggCCTCCTTCTCGGATACCCACAGCACCACTGGGAAGGAGTGACAGTGTCACCAGAATTGTTAATCACAGATTTATGAAACAAGGTAGGAGCGAGGAGCTACGATCAACCCAGACACAAATACAGGGTCAGTGTCACAACCAGACCACGACAACCATAAGTAAGGACAAAGGTTTTGGCCCTGCAACTCTGGAGGTAGGTGACATTAACTACGTATAGTACTATACCGTATATTCAGTATGTAACTGTGTTTTACAGATCACACTTAGCAGTTATGTATTTTATCATGGTGCTGGCAAAAATATTTAGAAGTGTGTATATATCTTTGAAtgctttcctttcttttattcttgACACTTGATCTTTCCTCTTTAAGGATACCCCCTGTGGCTGCAGCTCTCGAACTTTAGCCTCCTGCTTTGCTAGAGTTTCTCGCTCCAATCCTCGTCATACCCACAGCCACTGTAAGCTCCGCCCCACAGCAGCTGGTGGGAAAGGAAATCTGCTTTCTCAGTGATTGGTGACATCACCATACTGATACCAATACACAGCTGACAGgatacttttaaaaaagtgaagcaGCTAACTTTTAGGATGTTTTCAGCCTCTTCTAATAATCtgaagttttattgtcatactGGATTGCTGTTTGGTGTATtgatttaaagctttaaatgtgttatacattaaacttttacattaacattatacTTAATCTAATGTATTATGGCCAAGATATAGAAAAtctatttatgttttgttctttctgttttgttgtttgttataCTATTTAAATATCTGTAATAGTATCTCctgacatatactgtaaaaatctTTAACAGTAAATAGTCTTACACGGTTgtaaaaagatatataaaatgtctgtaaataaaaatttcttttaaCATTGGTTTTTGTTTCTTATAAAGTGCATAAATCTTATCATAAGAGGACCATTCAATGTTATTAAATATGCGAAGAGACTAGCAAGGGATTATTTTACACAGTATTTTAAATGGccaaatttaataatattacaagCAACACAGTGGAAAATGACACAGAGAATTAAAGGACCAGGATTTCTTAGCATGTGTTACTGACTGTGTGGAggtttttgttggtttgtttttaaaggttCCTGTTGATAGCTGGTAGGTTTTTATGCCCAATCTGAAATGCCCTGGGTGTCAGTAAGTGTAAATGATTGGTTTCCCTTCGGAAGTGTGTTCCCACCTCAGCAGTCCTGTGATTCGCACCAGATCCAACACAACCCTGACTAAGATAAAGTGGCTACTTAAAATTACTGAACTGtcttactttatatatattttgcaagataTTACTAATCATGATTTATCCTTCTGAGGTCTGTGAACACATTCtaataaattgtaaaagtaGAAATCTtttctgtggcctcgcacctctagggtccaaGTTTGATTTCTGTTTTGGGTCTGGGTGTAtggaattttaattaaagttcTTTCCGTGCTTGGAGAGATTGCTCCCGGTACttcggtttcttcccacagttaaagacatgcagattagggtaattggcattcccaaattgactgACACCCCGTGCAGGGTGTACGCCACATCATACTCCTGGAATAGACTCCAgtccccctgtgaccctgtatgcaggataGAGCggcatagacgatgagtaagtgtgtgagaTACTTCAGACATAAAAGGCCTGGTTCCAGTAATTTTTACATTAACACTTTCTTGCAacactgtacaggataagcggtatagaagataaatgaacgataaccttttttttttatgtaagacCTAACACATCAATAGTACATTGAAAACTAAAGGGATATATTAACTGCAATACTTATGCTACCAGCCATATACTAATATCGCAGCTTATATTCTCTTAAACTGCAGTATTCATAGAAAATATAAAGCTTAGCTATAAATAGctaaaaattaagtttttatagAATATGAAGTGTGAATTtggaatgttttcttttttttttgtctggaaaTTCAAAAACCATAGTCGTCAAAAAAccggcgggggggggggggggcggcgGCAGTAAAACCGGAAGTACGTCAGAAAAGCGCGCCGTTGTTTAGGTGTAAAACCTTTTAAGGATCCGGTTAAAACTTTgacttttgttgtttatttatttttctttcctgtaaTATTGCAAGTTATTCTTatcaatataatttatatttcagTATTAAACCGTACTTATGAAAAATGTAGCTAATGAATATAACGCTACATCTGCGTCATTCATTACTTATTTAAGTCTCTTGCTAGCTTGCTAGTTACTATCAAGCTAATATCGGTGTTTACAACAACTAGCTAAGTTAGCCTAAGAGCGATACTCAGTTTGCAGGTATACAATTTCTCCTTGATttgtacattaaataaattttttttttaaatgtcgtGCACCCTGGAAAAGGTTTTGTCTGATGCTCGGACTTTGCTGGAGCGGTTAAAAGAGCACGACACTGCAGCCGAGGGTCTGATCGAGCAGTCTAGTGCTCTCAACCAGAGAATACACTGCATGAAGGAAGTCGGAAACGCTCTTCCTGACAAGGTAAGCCTGAACTGTAGGTACAACCAGGAGGCTGGTCTCAGTGCAAGCAAAGAGCTGTCCCACAGTTTTGGAGGTAATCAGCTATGCAGACATTAGTTCTAAATTAGTCAATGAGCTGAATCTAGTAAGTAAAGTTATATCTTTGCAAGTTAGTCTATTCACCCTACCTTGGGACTGTTtgtgtggagtttacatgttctcctcgtgcttggcgAGTTGCCcttaggtactctggtttcctcccacagtccaaagacatgcaggttcccaaattgcctgtagtgtgtgaatgagtgtgtgcgtcctgtgatggattggcaccctgcccagagtgtaccccgtctTGTGCCCGAAGTTTTCTAGGATAGGTACTAGGCTTCCTGAGATCCTGTATATGATAAGTGATATAGtagattaatgaatgaatgaatgtatttaTCCTCACTTGAGACAATACAGACTGCtcatttcagtgtttaaaatGAGACACAATATTAAAATCTGCAGTTTTAACCTCTGGAACCGAAATCTAATACTATCTGGTCTGACTAATACTCCCTAAGCTATTACAAATTCTGGCTAACAGTCTatttcacccccccccccccagtacATGGAGACAATTCCAGGATATCAGGAGCTGTCCAAAACCAAACCGCACATTCTTCTGACCCAGGAGAACACCCAAATCAAGGAGCTTCAGCAAGAGAACAAAGGCATGGTTCCTAATTCCCTTAAATTTTACAAACATTTCTGATTGCATAGTTTTTAGAAGCTTAGTACACcctaacattttaaacaaggcTTGgttatatttatctttttcttgCACAGAGCTCTGGCTTTCTTTGGAAGAGCATCAGTATGCCTTGGAGTTAATTATGGGTCGATACCGGAAACAAATGCTGCAGCTGATGATGGAAAAGAAGGAGATGGATACCAAACCTGTGCTCAGCCTTCATGAGGACCATGCCAAAGTACATATTTTAATCGATTCATCAATATAGGATGTGgtgttccaattttttttttttttaataaaaaaatttgacacCAAGAGCtagtaaaatattttcagttacttaataataataataagattgtTGTAAGCTATATATTGTATGATGGTAAGTCAGAAACTATCCACACTCTGGTATTATTGAAACTCTGCTTGACCGACTTTTAAGGCaccgttcaaggctactgtctcgcCAGTCACTGCTctgcaggtgtgaacatgttacatatttgtcacacattATCAACTGCAGTGCAAGCAACAACGGATGCTCCACTTGTgattttcaagtaaaaaaaaaaaaggagtgtgCAGAGATCagtttttgtggtctgagggtgtacctagTGCCAAAACAACTCACAGATGACCATAAACAGATGCGTTtgaatatctgcaaacaaaaattTGGACCAATACGCTAaaaaaggtgaaagtttcttaaaggtAATTATTCGTTATGCCGAGACATGAGTTGAttactacgagcctgagagaaAACGGCAGAGTATGGCACAAAAACATTCTCAATGGCTGACTAAGAAAAATTTGAAAactcaaccatcagctggaaaattcatcaattcTTATAGGTATAATCAAGGGCCAGTTTTAGAACATtatctggaaaaaggttcaacaattaACAGTGCTTATTATAGTGAAATGTTTATTGAAGAGCCGGAGCCTACACATCAGATTAAACACAggggactgctatccaagggagttgtgatcttgcatgacaatgcacgtCCTCACACTTCTATTCACACAGTAGACATCCTGCAAAACTTTCTTGTGAAGtattaaagcatcctccctatagtcctgctTTTGcttcatcagactttcacctgcttggtcccctgaaagcagccctatgaggacattcacttctgataaagaagtaaaggcagctcagcctaaaaaatTAAGGAATATAAAAGCTTGTTGACCGATGGACAATGTTTATTGAAAAAGCAAGGAGGCTATATcgaaaaaaacaatgtatttgcattttataaaagttaattaaaattctacagttctacagccagagtacagatcatttttgactcacccttgtatacAAATTGTATcctaatgtatactgtatatttaaaacgCAACAGGAATTCTTGTTAACTGCTTTTGGTATATGATTGCagcattttgcatgttttaggGAACGTTCCATGTTTATCACCATTGAGAATTTCAGTTGCACATATTATATTTGCATACTAGTAATAATAAGACTTGGTGCAAATACTTATTAAACCTGTTCTTTTAATTTTGCTCAGGAGGTGCAGGGTCAACTGGAGCGGATTTGTGAGATGGGCCAGGTAATGCGCAGAGCGGTACAGGCGGATGACCAGCACTACTGTTCTGTAAAAGAGAGACTGGCTCAGCTGGAGGTAATATAGTGACCCATGTCGATTCCTCTCTGTAACTTGGAGAAAGTAAAAGCACATTTGTTTTGAGGGTCAGGAGGAATGTTAACACTATCTGCTAATTCAGTTTCCTAGCTGGAATATTTGGAACAAAAATTTCACTGtgacaaaaaatgtaattatatacagtggaacgttggattacgaacatacgagcccgcttctggaacgaagTATTTCAAAACACCCACAAGCCAAAGCACATTTCCccgtaagaaataatggaaacttaaattattccttccacagccccccaaaaaaacataaaaataattacatacaaaatataaagtaaaaaaaaaaaaaaactgcactttacctttacaaaaaagtaaaaataagtcctgacagataagtgtttccgttcaTGCCCgtaggcgctgtgtgtgtgtgtgtgtgtgtgtgtatgtgtggttatgtgtgtgtttgtgtgtgaagctaaagtttAAGGAGAGAAGCGATTAGACCCTGCcctcttcttgtcttacacagtacctcttctttttctcttttttgagtTGTTCACACACCCATAACAGAAGGACTGTTTAATcggaaaaattaaaaaggaacattgctaatgacactcgcgtgaccacatactaatggaatcactgctgtaaagtaaatataaaacaaattaacctgcactttacctttgaaaagaattgcaacAGAGCAgtatttctgtgtagagcagagtgtgtgtgtgtgtgtgtgtgtaaaggcaagAGGAGAAGGTGTGAAAAAAattgatctttaacctctccgATGAAACTTtttgaagcacatatacacgtGTCCTATATGAAACAGTacatgtgcgctgtacacacacgcatacagacacaaaataaaatatgttttacacacacacacacacgcgtggtcaatgttatagtaaacagtacatgtgtgcAAGCAGGTTGATTATAACAGTGAGAgtcgagcactaagacccagcaggggagacgattacccacaattctgcagcacaagagaaagaaaaactgttggcaaagttgt is from Clarias gariepinus isolate MV-2021 ecotype Netherlands chromosome 22, CGAR_prim_01v2, whole genome shotgun sequence and encodes:
- the si:ch211-197l9.2 gene encoding microtubule cross-linking factor 1 isoform X1, with the protein product MTKAKVEASSPVHALLSGAVKAEAHKMNQVKQKDPNSKPKRDPKGSRKDVRRCEKARRPAPGAMKSRNKPSGCRTVPDASGTGDGLSKDSGGKTDSSSEMSDCTSEEIRAANNKVQGHVEIDNRVADAERSVDWEGEGAEMVDFPSYTLTPALGRAERSVSPLTSMDGRWKFSASGVLEFSRDGAHDDLLREIDDLRSENEYLKDELEELRSEMLEMRDLYMEEDVYHVQELKQQLEQANKTCRILQYRLRKAERRSLRVAQTGQVDGELIRTLEHDVRVAKSVSLRLHTELEAVQKKSLRLEWENEELRERLQNLEVAKQVLQTEMNKSREVFSQNSLKRRSLRSAGGKSEKKIYSQDDSADMKCQLHFAKEESALMCKKLTKMAEECETMKEELSKYRLLYGDVDASQAATGTNNSAHTREAEVKVHLRLVEEEATLLSRRIVELEVENRGLRAEMNEMRERAGWGQEEEDEIMEGREKCLPTSLLKEKEKDTHCVKHNGHPGSVEKNEGNVQSVGVVKLDNCSLSHILRERPVDVVTNHPKDQNICNENGEKGQGSTISLKNPETLLTIRDQAMLVRSIIQFLIPPAKDSFSPMTNHNLCSFLSKTEVNSQYMNNAWVLDPMMSPLTSGLEVLQTQLCTLVAKLDSLVNSVRNKIGQDTYSESVLETGNQVAQQCPGEKRTCNCSSDEEQISNQASLEVLTLQLRWFLQQWRQGERPFGKDKNLFEVNAVLLSDLKAALQDLCCELQEEYQAGQQVAQQFADAKAAWTVESTELRNLISRLESTSETNDFPDPKMALQKDYFEELQKLLDESHAAVIDLTSQLKVCESNWNCEPRELLKHFSKVHFDWKNQSKYNESQAFPLSQKREETKSVYSRLTH
- the si:ch211-197l9.2 gene encoding microtubule cross-linking factor 1 isoform X2, giving the protein MTKAKVEASSPVHALLSGAVKAEAHKMNQVKQKDPNSKPKRDPKGSRKDVRRCEKARRPAPGAMKSRNKPSGCRTVPDASGTGDGLSKDSGGKTDSSSEMSDCTSEEIRAANNKVQGHVEIDNRVADAERSVDWEGEGAEMVDFPSYTLTPALGRAERSVSPLTSMDGRWKFSASGVLEFSRDGAHDDLLREIDDLRSENEYLKDELEELRSEMLEMRDLYMEEDVYHVQELKQQLEQANKTCRILQYRLRKAERRSLRVAQTGQVDGELIRTLEHDVRVAKSVSLRLHTELEAVQKKSLRLEWENEELRERLQNLEVAKQVLQTEMNKSREVFSQNSLKRRSLRSAGGKSEKKIYSQDDSADMKCQLHFAKEESALMCKKLTKMAEECETMKEELSKYRLLYGDVDASQAATGTNNSAHTREAEVKVHLRLVEEEATLLSRRIVELEVENRGLRAEMNEMRERAGWGQEEEDEIMEGREKCLPTSLLKEKEKDTHCVKHNGHPGSVEKNEGNVQSVGVVKLDNCSLSHILRERPVDVVTNHPKDQNICNENGEKGQGSTISLKNPETLLTIRDQAMLVRSIIQFLIPPAKDSFSPMTNHNLCSFLSKTEVNSQYMNNAWVLDPMMSPLTSGLEVLQTQLCTLVAKLDSLVNSVRNKIGQDTYSESVLETGNQVAQQCPGEKRTCNCSSDEEQISNQASLEVLTLQLRWFLQQWRQGERPFGKDKNLFEVNAVLLSDLKAALQDLCCELQEEYQAGQQVAQQFADAKAAWTVESTELRNLISRLESTSETNDFPDPKMALQKDYFEELQKLLDESHAAVIDLTSQLKVCESNWNCEPRELLKHFSKVHFDWKNQSKYNESQAFPLSQKREETKRLTH
- the sike1 gene encoding suppressor of IKBKE 1; this encodes MSCTLEKVLSDARTLLERLKEHDTAAEGLIEQSSALNQRIHCMKEVGNALPDKYMETIPGYQELSKTKPHILLTQENTQIKELQQENKELWLSLEEHQYALELIMGRYRKQMLQLMMEKKEMDTKPVLSLHEDHAKEVQGQLERICEMGQVMRRAVQADDQHYCSVKERLAQLEIENKELHDLLSISKNMLKPKREEASQPDPESKPKDTDKK